Proteins encoded in a region of the Triticum dicoccoides isolate Atlit2015 ecotype Zavitan chromosome 3A, WEW_v2.0, whole genome shotgun sequence genome:
- the LOC119266849 gene encoding receptor-like protein 4, with amino-acid sequence MRLLLLLPLLVAATGAARDSDDPFLSGAQANHSYNIDCGGAADFTSAFGRRWLADRFFSAGGNAGMVAEPHRFPQPQERTLRFFPPASAGKTSCYSLPLAPGRYYLRVFSVYDNYDSKLRSPSFDVSAAATLVLSFRSPWPETAARYGAYSDLIFPSDAEATDVCFYSLSTDAPVVASIEVAPVHPLAYDGATTGADVVLVNYGRLTCGNSLFGPGFTNDSDAFSRVWQAGTDFRNNDLTYDAITAGGRKIFGSNQPPNYFPTKMYRSAVTTGGDASNEIEYLMPVDTRMSYMVWLHFAEIDAGVRAPGQRVFDIMLAGRNVTRIDIFKQVGGFTAFKWTYIVENLTSSTMSVRLVPVVGRPILCGLENYAMVPLETRTVPHQAAAMKALKDSLKIPARMGWNGDPCAPRTWDAWEGVTCHPGNKGLVITQLDLASQGLKGFISDEISHLTDLVSLNLSSNSLTGSLPPGLGQPSLATLDLSSNQFTGSIPGTIGSSKLQTVLLNGNQLDGQVPERLYSVGVHGGVIDLSGNKGLCGVPTLPACALFWEKGGLNKTGKIALGASFGLLLLVILIVVYIVCIRRGPYDYDFEFPQDLTSISAISAKRNRYQRAKSVMLAEMDAHNTDGFYTNGNGNTR; translated from the exons ATGCGGCTCCTCCTCCTGCTCCCACTCCTCGTCGCGGCCACCGGCGCCGCCCGCGACTCCGACGACCCCTTCCTCTCCGGCG CCCAGGCGAACCACAGCTACAACATCGACTGCGGCGGCGCGGCGGACTTCACCTCGGCCTTCGGCCGCCGCTGGCTGGCGGACCGCTTCTTCTCGGCGGGGGGCAACGCGGGGATGGTCGCCGAGCCGCACCGCTTCCCGCAGCCGCAGGAGCGCACGCTGCGCTTCTTCCCGCCCGCCTCCGCCGGCAAGACCTCCTGCTACTCCCTCCCGCTCGCCCCCGGCCGCTACTACCTCCGCGTCTTCTCCGTCTACGACAACTACGACTCCAAGCTCCGCTCCCCGTCCTTCGACGTCTCCGCCGCCGCCACGCTCGTGCTCTCCTTCCGCTCCCCGTGGCCCGAGACCGCCGCGCGCTACGGGGCCTACTCCGACCTCATCTTCCCCTCCGACGCAGAGGCCACCGACGTCTGCTTCTACTCGCtctccaccgacgcccccgtcgtcgCCTCCATCGAGGTCGCCCCCGTCCACCCGCTCGCCTACGACGGCGCCACCACCGGCGCCGACGTCGTCCTCGTCAACTACGGCCGCCTCACCTGCGGGAACAGCCTCTTCGGCCCCGGCTTCACCAACGACTCCGACGCCTTCTCCAGGGTGTGGCAGGCCGGCACAGATTTCCGGAACAACGACCTCACCTACGACGCCATTACTGCCGGTGGGAGGAAGATTTTCGGCAGCAACCAGCCGCCCAATTACTTCCCCACCAAGATGTACAGGTCGGCGGTGACCACCGGCGGGGACGCCTCCAACGAGATCGAGTACCTGATGCCGGTGGACACGAGGATGTCCTACATGGTCTGGCTGCATTTCGCGGAGATCGACGCCGGGGTCAGGGCCCCTGGCCAGAGGGTGTTCGACATAATGCTTGCCGGGAGGAACGTGACCAGGATCGACATCTTCAAGCAGGTGGGAGGGTTCACGGCCTTCAAGTGGACATACATTGTGGAGAACCTGACCAGCTCCACCATGAGCGTCAGGCTTGTGCCAGTAGTGGGACGGCCGATTCTGTGCGGGCTCGAGAATTACGCaatggtgccccttgagacaaggaCGGTGCCACACCAAG CGGCTGCGATGAAGGCCCTGAAGGATTCACTGAAAATTCCAGCTAGGATGGGGTGGAATGGGGACCCTTGCGCGCCGCGGACATGGGATGCATGGGAGGGAGTCACTTGCCATCCTGGTAACAAAGGGCTTGTGATCACTCAGCT GGATCTTGCAAGTCAAGGGCTGAAAGGTTTCATCTCTGATGAAATTAGTCATCTGACCGACTTGGTAAGCTT GAACTTGAGCTCTAATTCGTTGACCGGAAGCTTGCCACCAGGTTTAGGCCAACCTTCACTTGCGACACT GGATCTGTCCTCGAACCAGTTTACTGGGAGTATTCCTGGCACCATAGGCTCGTCTAAATTACAGACTGT TCTACTAAACGGCAATCAACTTGATGGGCAAGTTCCAGAAAGACTTTATTCAGTTGGCGTGCATGGTGGCGTGATAGA TCTGTCAGGTAATAAAGGCCTATGTGGGGTGCCTACTCTACCTGCTTGTGCATTATTCTGGGAGAAAGGAGGCTTGAATAAAACCGGCAAAATTGCACTTGGAGCCTCGTTTGGACTTCTTCTGCTTGTTATACTTATAGTGGTCTACATAGTGTGCATAAGACGGGGACCATACGACTACGATTTCGAGTTCCCTCAAGATTTGACTT CGATATCAGCAATCTCCGCGAAAAGGAACAGGTATCAGCGGGCAAAGTCCGTGATGCTGGCAGAGATGGACGCCCACAACACAGATGGTTTCTACACGAACGGGAACGGGAACACTCGATAA